The region CTGACGGATCGGCAATCGCGAAAATCGCCGACGCAGGCAGACTATGTACCCCTCTGGAAAAGACCGGAGATTAAACTGCGACTGGCAGCCCTGGTATTTTCGGCTATCGACGGTACATTTCTCAAAAAATCCATTCTGCTGTCGACACCCACCACCGCATTCTTTTACTGGTGTCTGTTTGGGTTCGGGTTCTCGTTTGTATGGATTGCCCTCACGATGCGGGCGCGGTGGTGGTCGCAGGCGACGTTGGTTTTCTCGCAGAAAACGACCTATCTGGCTCTGTGCGCAACGGCCGGTATTTCGCAGCTAGTGAGTAACATAGCGCTGGCCAGTATGCCCGTTGGCTATGCACTGGCTTTGTTCCAGATATCGGCACTGATCAGCGTGTTGTTCGGGTATCAGTTTTTTAATGAACAGGGAATTCTGCGAAAGCTCATCGGCGCGGGCATTATGGTAGGTGGAGCCGTATTGATTACACTGCTTGGATAACCATCTATCCATCTTCCGAGTTATCGTTACCTAACTACTCTTCTCTACCATGGCACAATACCAGCTTGTCGAAAAGCATACCATCGAGCACCATAACGAATATTATGAAGTGCGTACAACTCAGGGCAGCGATCAGACTGAAAGTCTGTTTTTTACAACCAACGAAGAAAATCTGGAAGAAGTAGCAGCCGCTATTATTGCCGAAAATAGGCCCGGAGTGAAGCACTGGACGGTTATTCCGCATCGGAAAGACGACTGATTGAGATGGCAAAGCCTACCGAAAACAAAATTTTAATGAGGTACTAAACAATTCCTATTGATTTTAGTTGCGCTAAATTTTATCTTCACGGAATGAATACCAAGAAATTCTATAGGATTTCTTACTACCGTAACGTGAAAAGATGAAGATTGGTAAAACAGTTGCATTGATAGGCTTATTTGTCGGCTTAAGTTATCAGATTCTATCAGCCCAGGTGCTCACGCCGGCACAGGCTCGTACCGACCTCAGTTATTTAAAGCGAAAGCTCGATCTGCTCCATCCCGGCATGGGCTACTACACGCCACAGCCCCGGATGGAGCAATTGTATGATTCGTTATACAACCGGCTAACGGCGCCCTACGACTACATGGCATTTTTCCACCACGTCAGTCCGCTGGTAGCCGCCCTGAAAGACGGCCACACCAACCTGAATCACCGGAAAAATTACATCGGTAAGTCCACGCGTTTTATTCCGTTCTACATCCGGCTGGTCGATTCACAATATTATATAAGCCACAACGTATCGGCCGATAGCAGCCTGCAACGCGGCACCGAATTGCTATCCATCAATGGGAAACCGGTAGCCGATGTCCACCGCGAACTCATGAATACGGATCACTCCGGCTCCGATGGCGACAACCTCACCGGACGGCGGCAGTGGAGTATGGTTCAGTTTGCCGATTATTACGCAGCCTGGTTCGGCTCGGCCGATTCGGTTACGATCACCTACCGGCTCACCGGCGATACGCTCATTCGGCAAACGCGGGTGCGGTGTCTGAGTCTGGCCAGTTTCCGGTCTACCATCCAGCGCCGGTACGGAACCGAGCTTGATCATCGCCCTAACCTATCCGTTCGAATCGTCGATACGCTGACCCGAACGGCTGTACTGCGGGTATCGTCATTTATGGGATTTAAAAAGAATGACCCGTTTCAATGGGCGTATAACCGGCGGCTGAAACGGGCGTTCAAAACGCTGCGTGAGCAGAATATTCAAAATTTAATTGTCGATATGCAGGGCAATGGTGGCGGTATTGTGGTGAATTCGGCCCGGCTGCTTCGGTACTGGATGCCGAAACCGTTCCGGATTATGGATCATGAAGAAATGAAACAGGCCGCCCGCGCCGAACTGGTTACGCGCTGGAATCCTTTCTCGGCCCTGAATTTCAGTCTGCAATACCGAACCGATAAATCGGGGGGATTTGCCAGCCGATCCGGTAACCGCCGATACCGCCCACGGCACCGGGATGCGTTTCGGGGCAATATTTACTTCATGCAAAACGGCGCGTCGTTCTCGGCGACGACAACGGTACTGGCCAAAACCCTCGATGCCGGTATGGGTACTTTCGTTGGCGAAGCGAGCGGCAGTGCGTATTGGGGCGACTTTGCCGGGCATTTCAAAACGGTAACCCTACCCAATTCCCGGCTTCAGGTACGGATTCCGCTCAAAAAACTGACGCACGCGGTTAACACCGAGCGGGCCAACGGCTTTACCGTCGAACCCGATTTTATCGTCACCCGCAGTTTCGACGACCTGATGGTGAACCGCGACTATATTTTAGAGTACACATTACGGCTTATCCGGGAGGGTGTTGTGGTTCGGCCGGGGCCAGAGAAACAGCCGATTCGTAACCGGTCGTTGCAGGCTTCGCGGTAAAACCGTACCTTTATAGAGTATTCGGTTCATCGTTTACGATATCCGGCTAAAATTTACGGTTTTGGTCAACTCACTGACCAGTAAGCCCGCCTTAGTCGAGGAAGTGAACATATTCCGTAAACTTTTCTTTTGTGTATTGTATCGTTGACGTAGAAACGACTGGGGGCGTGAAAGGCCCTACTCGCCTTACCGAAATTGCCATCTTCCGCCACGACGGGCAGCAGGTAGTTGATTCATTCCACTCACTGCTTAACCCCGGCTGCCCGATTCCGCCGTTTATACGGCACCTGACGGGCATTTCTGACGAAATGGTGCAGGACGCTCCAACCTTCGCAGACGTAGCCAACGATGTGCTGAACATCACGCAGGACGCCATTTTTGTAGCGCATAATGTTGGCTTCGACTTCAGTTTTATTCAGAAGGAGTTAAACTGGTTGGGGCATGACTTTCTGCGACGAACACTCTGTACGGTTCGTACCAGCCGAAAGCTGCTGCCGGGTTATCCATCCTATAGCCTGGGAAAACTTTGTCGCTCGCTCGAAATCCCGCTGAACGGTCGCCACCGGGCACAGGGCGACGCAGCGGCTACGGTCCTGCTGTTTGAGATGCTGCTGAAAAATGACGCGCAGGGCCTGATTCCGCGGATTACCTCCCGCATTGAGTACACCCGTTAACTCGAAAAGGGTAGGTTCGATTGCGTTGCAGACACAGCATGCTTCGCCAGCGGACTTATGGGTACGTCTATAGTAGCCTGCATTCCTCGGCCGACCTGGGTTTTCCACGTAATACGACCGCCCAGAATGGCCACCCGGGATTCAATATTTCCAATGCCCAGCCCCGACGCTTTTTTCTGCGTTTGTTCGTAGTTAAACCCCCGCCCGTTGTCCTGATATACCAGCACGATCCGGTCGTGCTTTTGAGTTATGTGGAGGTCAATCAGGGTAGCACTGGCATGTTTGAGCGAATTGCTGACCAGTTCCTGCGTAATTCGATACAACATTACCTCTACTTCGACCAGAAGCCGATTTTCCTGCTCGGCGATGCCATCGAGCGAATAATGAGCCTGAACAATACTACTGGCGGTGATTCGGGAAAACAACTCCTCGACGGCGGCTATATACCCATGTCGCTCCAATGTTTGGGGGTTTAACTTACGGAGCATATTCCGCACATCGCCGATGGTGTCGTTGATCAGTTGGAATATGGTTGATTTAAGCGTAAGAATACCCGGCGTTTCACCGGCAAGCTGCGTAAGCTGGGTTGTGTAGAGTTTAATGGTTGCCAGCCGGGTTCCGATTTCGTCGTGTATATCCCGGGCGATGTCTTTTTTTACCTGTTCCTGAATATCGTATGCTAACCGCACCCGGTCGGCCTGCTGAGTACGAATGGCATTTTCGCGGTGGTGTATCCATACCCAAACCAGTGCCGCCAAAATCAGTATTACCAGAATGATAAAAGGTCCTTTCCGCCAAAAAGGCGGTTCAATATAAATGGCCAGTGTGCGTGTATGTACACTCCAGTGCCCATCCTGATTGGCGGCTTTTACCTGAAATATATAATTACCAGGCGGCAAATTGGCATACCGAACGTAGTTCCGCTCTCCGGCCATCACCCAGCGGTCATCGTAGTTAGTGAGCTGGTATTGGTAGCTATTGTGCCCGTTGCTGGCATAGTCCAAAGCCGCAAACTCCAGCGACAGGGTGTTTTGCGTATGCGTGACCCGAATGCGTTTATCTTCGCCAACGTACGTATCAGACTCGAAGGGTTCCTCGTTGATGTTCAGTGAATTAATGTATACGTATGGATTATAGAAACTTGGCCGAAATATATCCGGCAGGCATCGGTTGAAGCCGCTTACACCCCCAAAATATAGCTCGCCGGAAGCCGTTTTCAGAAACGCATTCCCATTGAATTCATATCCCTGAAGCCCATCATTCGGCATGAAATTTTTAATCATTTGCGTAGCGGGATTCAGGCGCGAGACGCCCCGGTTTGTACTCATCCAGATATTGTTGTCCGCATCGGACAGGGTCCCGTATACGAATGAGTTGGCCAGCCCCTGCTGCTCCGTGTATAATCGAAAGCGATTGCTTTGATCCGGTAAATTGATCAGCCCCCGGTCGCTGGAGAGCCAGAGAGTCGGCTGGCGGTCGTCGGGCCTAATGTTCAATATGGTGTAGCCTTTCA is a window of Spirosoma linguale DSM 74 DNA encoding:
- a CDS encoding protein of unknown function DUF6 transmembrane (PFAM: protein of unknown function DUF6 transmembrane~KEGG: sat:SYN_00035 DMT family permease), translated to MILTLATVTSLAVLTRIVVNPLQNVFQKQLTQRLVDPLFIMSATYGGLTIACLSAWPQLQFAGLPTAFWQTMVVTSLFAMFGNVFLVRAIGLGDLSVLGPINAYKAVVGMVFSIFLLHEIPGWWGLVGILLIIAGSYVVLTDRQSRKSPTQADYVPLWKRPEIKLRLAALVFSAIDGTFLKKSILLSTPTTAFFYWCLFGFGFSFVWIALTMRARWWSQATLVFSQKTTYLALCATAGISQLVSNIALASMPVGYALALFQISALISVLFGYQFFNEQGILRKLIGAGIMVGGAVLITLLG
- a CDS encoding peptidase S41 (PFAM: peptidase S41~KEGG: xcc:XCC4074 hypothetical protein), yielding MKIGKTVALIGLFVGLSYQILSAQVLTPAQARTDLSYLKRKLDLLHPGMGYYTPQPRMEQLYDSLYNRLTAPYDYMAFFHHVSPLVAALKDGHTNLNHRKNYIGKSTRFIPFYIRLVDSQYYISHNVSADSSLQRGTELLSINGKPVADVHRELMNTDHSGSDGDNLTGRRQWSMVQFADYYAAWFGSADSVTITYRLTGDTLIRQTRVRCLSLASFRSTIQRRYGTELDHRPNLSVRIVDTLTRTAVLRVSSFMGFKKNDPFQWAYNRRLKRAFKTLREQNIQNLIVDMQGNGGGIVVNSARLLRYWMPKPFRIMDHEEMKQAARAELVTRWNPFSALNFSLQYRTDKSGGFASRSGNRRYRPRHRDAFRGNIYFMQNGASFSATTTVLAKTLDAGMGTFVGEASGSAYWGDFAGHFKTVTLPNSRLQVRIPLKKLTHAVNTERANGFTVEPDFIVTRSFDDLMVNRDYILEYTLRLIREGVVVRPGPEKQPIRNRSLQASR
- a CDS encoding DNA polymerase III, epsilon subunit (KEGG: amc:MADE_03930 DNA polymerase III, epsilon subunit~TIGRFAM: DNA polymerase III, epsilon subunit~PFAM: Exonuclease RNase T and DNA polymerase III~SMART: Exonuclease) translates to MYCIVDVETTGGVKGPTRLTEIAIFRHDGQQVVDSFHSLLNPGCPIPPFIRHLTGISDEMVQDAPTFADVANDVLNITQDAIFVAHNVGFDFSFIQKELNWLGHDFLRRTLCTVRTSRKLLPGYPSYSLGKLCRSLEIPLNGRHRAQGDAAATVLLFEMLLKNDAQGLIPRITSRIEYTR